One Candidatus Sulfurimonas baltica DNA segment encodes these proteins:
- the ccsA gene encoding cytochrome c biogenesis protein CcsA codes for MTLIKKIYSILISMKLMLLLIFLFAAASGIATFIENDHGINTSWALVYSTCWFEAVQVLLGISIIGNIFKYKMYTKKKIPTFIFHIAFLFVLLGSGITRYYGYEGVMHIREGATEHRMLSSDAFLQVGATKNDKKYYEEEIVYISALGGREFKTTLDVDGKDITVKYKKFIDKAVKTAVEDENGVPIVSFVITTPQGPEKFFLKSGDFIDLGPLAIYFDKEPTGEAKPILRLINNNGNISFVSNVQINWMKMADRSEGLYNVGREYPFEAKKLYNINGIQLVSKAVLAKGKVTVIDEDTYKSTASMNMKFDSLSALVVDVEYDGIHKEVALMGSGKRFKGYTENIKIADTEIALEWGSKIIELPFSLRLRDFMLIKYPGSMSPSSYESHVTLIDKQNLVRQEHRIYMNNVLDYGGYLFFQSSYDKDEKGTILSVNHDPGKWPTYFGYTLLAIGLFLNFFNPNGRFGKLARTKYEYKAGVTAALLMFFSLFNAQTLTASTELIEQVKNIDAEHAEHYGTLLVQSRDGRIKPIDSFAIELLNKISSKDSMFGLSHNQILLGMASNPDVWKQIDMIKVAHPKVSKLLGVDESKKRFAYNDAFDRNGQYKLGELAEEALRKRSAIRDMFDKEIIKVDERVNVAYMIYSGRFMTVFPLKGDETNKWYYPEEALQGFPPEASKEVLTLLRNNSMGLVNGINRGTWEEANKAIDDIKEYQKKYSPSIIPDSMLIEAELLYNKMNIFDKLYPIYLLAGLILLVLIFVRLAKPNINIEVVTRIVLGVFVVAFVIHTMNLGLRWYIAGHAPWSNGYEAMLYISWTIILAGILFARSSELAVATTGIFAGITLFVAHLSWLNPQITTLVPVLKSYWLTIHVSIITASYGFLGLSTLLGFVVLIFYIMLSSKDKREQISVNIFEATRISEMSMIVGLSLLTVGNFLGGVWANESWGRYWGWDPKETWALITILVYVFVIHMRFVPALKSNFVFTAASVVAYSSVIMTYFGVNYYLSGLHSYAAGDPVPVPEWIYYVISVIIILIVSASFNRNKLVKIKPIKQ; via the coding sequence ATGACACTTATCAAAAAAATATACTCTATTTTAATCTCAATGAAACTAATGCTGCTTTTAATTTTTTTGTTTGCAGCAGCAAGTGGAATAGCAACGTTTATAGAAAATGACCACGGAATAAACACTTCATGGGCGTTAGTTTATAGCACATGCTGGTTTGAAGCAGTGCAGGTACTTTTAGGCATTAGTATAATTGGAAATATTTTCAAATATAAAATGTACACAAAGAAAAAAATTCCCACTTTTATATTTCATATTGCTTTTTTGTTTGTTTTACTAGGCTCTGGAATTACCCGTTACTACGGGTATGAAGGTGTTATGCATATAAGAGAGGGAGCGACCGAACATCGCATGTTGTCATCTGATGCATTTTTACAGGTAGGTGCAACTAAAAATGATAAAAAATATTATGAAGAGGAGATAGTCTATATCTCCGCACTTGGCGGCAGAGAGTTTAAAACAACTTTGGATGTTGATGGCAAAGATATCACGGTTAAATATAAAAAGTTTATAGATAAAGCCGTAAAAACAGCAGTTGAGGATGAAAATGGAGTACCGATAGTCTCTTTCGTTATCACAACACCGCAGGGTCCTGAAAAGTTTTTCTTAAAAAGCGGTGATTTTATAGATTTAGGTCCTTTAGCTATATATTTTGATAAAGAGCCAACAGGAGAGGCTAAACCAATCTTGCGCCTTATAAACAATAATGGGAATATATCTTTTGTCTCAAACGTGCAAATAAATTGGATGAAGATGGCAGACCGCTCAGAAGGTCTTTATAATGTTGGCAGAGAGTACCCTTTTGAAGCAAAAAAACTTTATAACATCAATGGTATTCAGCTTGTATCAAAAGCAGTTTTAGCCAAAGGTAAAGTAACTGTTATAGATGAAGATACATACAAGTCAACAGCAAGTATGAATATGAAATTTGACTCACTTTCTGCTCTAGTTGTAGATGTGGAATATGATGGAATTCATAAAGAGGTTGCTCTTATGGGAAGCGGAAAGCGATTTAAAGGGTATACTGAAAATATTAAAATTGCAGATACTGAAATAGCGTTAGAATGGGGTTCAAAAATTATAGAGTTGCCATTCTCGCTTAGACTTAGAGATTTTATGTTAATAAAATATCCAGGTTCAATGAGTCCCTCATCATACGAGAGTCATGTGACTTTGATAGACAAGCAAAATCTTGTAAGACAGGAGCACAGAATCTATATGAACAATGTTCTTGATTATGGCGGTTATTTATTTTTTCAATCATCTTACGACAAAGATGAAAAAGGGACAATTTTGTCGGTAAATCATGACCCTGGAAAATGGCCAACTTATTTTGGCTATACACTTTTAGCAATAGGGCTGTTTCTTAATTTTTTTAATCCAAACGGCCGTTTCGGAAAACTTGCAAGAACCAAATATGAATACAAAGCGGGCGTTACCGCTGCTTTATTAATGTTTTTTTCACTGTTTAACGCACAGACGCTTACCGCATCAACTGAGCTGATAGAACAGGTTAAAAATATTGATGCAGAGCATGCAGAGCACTATGGAACTTTGCTTGTTCAAAGTCGTGACGGCAGAATTAAACCGATTGACTCTTTTGCAATAGAGCTACTTAATAAAATATCTTCCAAAGATAGTATGTTTGGACTTTCACATAACCAGATACTGTTGGGAATGGCATCTAACCCAGATGTTTGGAAGCAGATAGATATGATTAAGGTGGCACACCCAAAAGTCAGTAAGTTGCTGGGTGTCGATGAATCAAAAAAAAGATTTGCATATAACGACGCCTTTGACAGAAATGGTCAATATAAATTAGGTGAGCTTGCAGAAGAGGCTCTTCGAAAACGTTCAGCAATCAGGGATATGTTTGATAAAGAGATTATTAAGGTTGATGAGAGGGTAAATGTGGCGTATATGATTTACTCGGGTCGCTTTATGACAGTATTTCCGCTAAAAGGCGATGAAACTAACAAATGGTACTATCCGGAGGAGGCTCTTCAAGGTTTCCCACCAGAGGCTTCAAAAGAGGTGCTTACTCTGCTTAGAAATAACTCTATGGGGTTGGTTAACGGTATAAATAGAGGTACATGGGAGGAGGCAAATAAGGCAATTGATGATATTAAAGAGTATCAGAAAAAGTATTCTCCTTCAATTATACCTGATTCAATGCTCATAGAAGCAGAACTTCTTTACAACAAGATGAATATTTTTGATAAGCTTTATCCGATTTATCTCCTTGCGGGTTTAATTTTGTTGGTGCTGATATTTGTACGCCTTGCAAAGCCAAATATAAATATAGAGGTAGTTACACGGATTGTTCTTGGAGTTTTTGTAGTTGCATTTGTTATTCATACAATGAACTTGGGTTTAAGATGGTATATTGCAGGTCATGCTCCATGGAGTAATGGTTATGAGGCAATGCTTTATATATCTTGGACTATTATTCTTGCTGGAATATTATTTGCACGCTCATCAGAGTTGGCGGTTGCAACCACCGGTATATTTGCAGGTATTACTTTGTTTGTAGCGCATTTAAGTTGGCTAAATCCTCAAATAACTACACTGGTTCCCGTGCTTAAGTCATACTGGCTGACAATTCATGTTTCTATTATTACAGCAAGTTATGGATTTTTAGGGCTTAGCACATTACTTGGATTTGTAGTATTGATTTTTTATATTATGCTTTCAAGTAAAGATAAGCGTGAACAAATAAGTGTAAATATATTTGAAGCAACACGTATTAGCGAGATGTCTATGATTGTTGGACTTTCACTTCTTACGGTAGGAAACTTTTTAGGCGGTGTTTGGGCTAATGAGTCATGGGGTCGCTATTGGGGATGGGATCCAAAAGAGACTTGGGCATTGATTACAATTTTAGTATATGTATTTGTAATACATATGCGTTTTGTGCCGGCACTGAAATCTAACTTTGTGTTTACTGCTGCTTCAGTAGTTGCATACTCCTCAGTTATAATGACATACTTTGGTGTAAACTACTACTTATCAGGATTACACTCATATGCTGCTGGTGATCCTGTTCCAGTACCTGAGTGGATATATTATGTCATATCTGTTATAATTATACTCATTGTCAGTGCATCATTTAACCGTAATAAGTTAGTGAAAATAAAACCGATAAAACAGTAA
- a CDS encoding DUF4136 domain-containing protein yields the protein MKNWLIAIVVSLFISGCSTLQVQVGYDPKYDFKSNTNFSVVYAKKSDNRDFSRSIVGKVLEEYIVQKGYTRVDKSNADFYFTVHLDVQTKSQVETNYESMSIRPRYYYGYLNDPMVRDVNRSYFPYERDMRVSTTTYEYDEGKLIIEVFDVKKQEIVWQGIAKDEISAEYTQEEMSNYINKVIVKLFKDFPSK from the coding sequence ATGAAAAATTGGTTAATTGCAATAGTCGTATCGCTATTTATAAGTGGGTGTTCTACGCTTCAGGTTCAGGTCGGTTATGACCCAAAATATGATTTTAAATCAAATACAAACTTCTCAGTTGTGTATGCTAAGAAGAGTGATAACAGAGATTTTTCAAGAAGTATTGTAGGCAAAGTTCTTGAGGAATATATTGTTCAAAAAGGTTATACGAGAGTAGATAAGAGTAATGCAGACTTTTATTTTACGGTGCATCTTGATGTTCAAACAAAGAGTCAGGTTGAGACTAATTATGAGAGTATGAGTATCCGTCCTAGATATTATTATGGGTATTTGAATGACCCAATGGTGAGGGATGTTAATCGTAGCTATTTTCCATATGAGAGAGATATGAGAGTCTCAACTACTACTTATGAGTATGACGAAGGAAAGCTAATAATAGAGGTTTTTGATGTTAAGAAGCAGGAAATTGTTTGGCAGGGGATAGCTAAAGACGAAATATCTGCAGAATACACACAAGAAGAGATGAGTAACTATATAAACAAGGTTATTGTAAAGTTATTTAAGGATTTTCCGAGTAAATAG
- a CDS encoding GW dipeptide domain-containing protein — protein sequence MKKISIALSVATLLIVGCSDKPKEQEKSAPTETTKAAVEPQSIYGASPQKQETPSDNELKLDAPHVAKVLETVDGGGYTYAKVEEEGNIYWIAGPQTEVTVGSKISFLEQMVMNDFASKALNKTFDTLVFVSAIVSTDKSAKSGAAVATAAKHTDGTHIDCNHDDELKKAPSEIKVSKNPNGYSVEDLYAKKAELAAKSVKVNAQVVKVSKGIMGKDWIHIQDGSGSNGTNDIIATSKNSTVKVGDVVTTEGVIKTNVDLGYGYKFSVIIEDAKFTSIK from the coding sequence ATGAAAAAAATATCTATTGCATTAAGCGTTGCTACACTTCTAATAGTTGGTTGTAGTGATAAGCCAAAAGAGCAAGAAAAAAGTGCACCGACAGAGACTACTAAAGCAGCTGTAGAGCCTCAATCAATTTATGGAGCATCACCTCAAAAACAAGAGACACCAAGCGATAATGAACTTAAACTTGATGCACCACATGTTGCCAAGGTATTAGAAACTGTAGATGGCGGTGGGTACACATACGCTAAAGTTGAAGAAGAGGGTAATATTTACTGGATAGCCGGTCCTCAAACAGAAGTAACAGTGGGAAGCAAAATCTCTTTTCTTGAGCAAATGGTTATGAATGATTTTGCTAGTAAAGCATTAAATAAAACATTTGATACTCTTGTATTTGTTAGTGCGATTGTGTCAACCGACAAATCAGCTAAAAGTGGTGCAGCAGTTGCTACAGCGGCTAAACATACAGATGGAACACATATCGACTGCAACCATGATGATGAACTTAAAAAAGCTCCATCAGAAATCAAGGTATCTAAAAATCCCAATGGATACAGTGTTGAGGATTTATACGCAAAAAAAGCGGAACTAGCCGCTAAAAGTGTAAAGGTAAATGCTCAAGTCGTTAAAGTTTCCAAAGGGATTATGGGCAAAGATTGGATTCACATCCAAGATGGTTCAGGCTCAAATGGAACCAATGACATTATTGCCACTTCGAAAAACTCAACTGTAAAAGTTGGAGATGTAGTTACTACTGAAGGAGTTATAAAAACAAATGTTGATCTCGGTTATGGTTATAAATTTTCTGTAATTATTGAAGATGCAAAATTTACTTCTATAAAATAA
- a CDS encoding tetratricopeptide repeat protein — MKKLILATALQLSLATTVALAAQQTNMNNRAFMSVKVKADKGEANSQFALGGMYFQGISIEKDHAMAASLYRKAAIQGHEKAMFNLAMMYKKGDGVTQDINEAISLFGQGAEKGDQKSAIHLAEIYYKGDGVKKDLDKAFELYKQVADKKYPIAQYQVGLMYRAGEGTKVDLSKAILYLNKASMQNSEAAQYVLGKMYYEGDGVKQNKKEAEGLLKKAYLNGKHEAKTILDKENWTPEKN; from the coding sequence TTGAAGAAATTAATATTGGCTACTGCTTTACAATTATCTTTAGCAACAACCGTAGCATTGGCAGCACAACAAACGAATATGAACAACAGAGCGTTTATGTCGGTAAAAGTTAAAGCGGACAAAGGGGAGGCAAATAGTCAATTTGCTTTGGGTGGCATGTATTTTCAGGGTATTTCAATAGAAAAAGACCATGCTATGGCAGCATCTTTATATCGAAAAGCTGCAATACAAGGGCATGAAAAAGCTATGTTTAACCTTGCTATGATGTACAAAAAGGGAGATGGCGTAACACAAGATATAAATGAAGCAATTTCTTTATTTGGTCAAGGGGCTGAAAAAGGGGACCAAAAGTCTGCCATTCACCTTGCTGAGATATACTACAAAGGTGATGGTGTAAAAAAAGATTTGGATAAGGCTTTTGAATTATATAAACAAGTTGCAGATAAAAAATACCCTATAGCGCAATATCAAGTAGGTTTGATGTACAGAGCCGGTGAAGGTACAAAAGTTGATTTATCTAAAGCCATCCTTTATCTGAACAAAGCATCTATGCAAAATAGTGAAGCAGCACAATACGTGCTTGGCAAGATGTATTACGAAGGTGATGGGGTAAAACAAAACAAAAAAGAAGCTGAGGGCCTACTAAAGAAGGCATATTTAAATGGAAAACATGAAGCAAAGACAATTTTGGATAAAGAAAATTGGACTCCAGAAAAAAATTAA
- a CDS encoding Ig-like domain-containing protein, whose product MIRSIIISFLILFSLTGCGEGDGSGTVTGQFIDAPVQGLSYTCSSGATGETNSNGEYTCIIGDSVTFFIGSVEIGTSSAQTTAITPYTLFPSDNVAAINLARLLQSVDTGSVAGSIVIDTALEANIPVDTDFSHVDFSTTIQDALSIVLVSETEARTAMNEAIIIAGGIVPADVDSNATQIVEEETSLFTFDEIQAFVTAGISTVGQVIADEYYKYAWHIEDKNNDFTTSNGIDSSASANIKSAWEITRGQGVLVAVIDDSFNATHEDLKDNIVATYNAKTGSSIVFDSTLTSAHGTAVSGIVGASANDKGVVGVAPDAKLLLISIGEGENNSDLTLIDAFEYARTHGAHVVSCSWGTESVSESVSAKIKELYDDGITVVFASGNSGKDLDTQGISDESELPWVIGVGASSETNNKTQNSNYGKSIDILAPSGDNVGIVTTDEMGYTGRNGSDLGIVNKNYTFLKGTSASAPIVSGVVALLLSEQPDLSPAQIRYILINSADKIGGVAYNENGWNSQYAYGKINAYNALQNIDSVPTAAEIVVEDAEVTNADPDRVSVDVEYRKTLSVSNTYPADGNIDISVDVQLTIRIQSGESINQNSMSSVTLSPAGGRTLSCTSSGRDGTCIPSSPLDAGTDYTVNWTGMNNGGGDSIASRSVTFTTAAPSDTTPPNLTSVSISSNNGADSTKAIPGDNVIVTFTANEPLNVTSTTATIAGQSAAIINTAGTTYTATYTMTSGQTEGAIAFSITAFDVALNDATPVSTITTGTSVTFDKTAPTISTSSPLHNATSVAVSVSPNVTFSETMDSSTLTNNITLSSVGGTVWSDPEDGVVTLLKTYAAYNPASPTSVAVNDVNDGFSNRAPDVFWAIDATFPASPLGALMEHGGTGSGSFIGFSGGNFIARAGTGATANTFAIVTEPASTFANKSGTVFVAFSTSTDTATVWFQENSTGEAVLIGSNTSGGDWTTWSGTNDGYIGNDNGSLAGSYPDVVPYNGGISAARLYNNYDNSKATNQSLNTSTGGGSAVSGTVTDNGTTATFNPTADLDPETSYDLVVSTSVTDTLGNAMASEQTISFTTASADAEAPTVSSNSPADSAADISIGSNVTVTFNEAMDSATLNGTNITISPAAAGAFSDNGTTVTFNPTSNLVTNTTYTVTVGTGVTDVAGNNLASNHVFSFTTEAPDITKPTVSSKTPSNGSSGVAIGSNITVTFSEPMNSSTLNTSNVTVSGGVTGTVTDNGTTLTFNPSSNLAYSTSYTVTVSTGVQDVSGNALNSNHVFSFTTEDAETVPPTISSISPSDTAIDVSLNANVVVTFSEDMAAGTINTSNIVVKDSANAVVSGTVSLSGNVATFSPDSTYEIAETYSVTVSTAVTDLVGNNLGSQSVTTFTTALATCAQTNPLTICYTVPEAGGIGILEDTSVAIRFSEVMSGGMNVSGIILKNSSNISVVGSVSYDGFTATFEPDSDLDAGETYTLVVDGAVSGAVNGAKGSDYSMSFTTIADASADTFRDDAKKVVVLTEKGQIWQDDAEVLTTRTWSAAKTYCEDSTLGGYDDWYLPDVNELKKLADDISENIGVFNNTVSGYFWSSETYDGNSNRALDVRFNNGAVNHYGKGNSDYVRCVRSTGGSEAGVDQSEAVGTITMNSDSLMWQDDGNSATVGWQTAVDYCAAKSLATYTDWRLPTIGELSSIVDTSVGVEGTTAFIDPIFQTVEMNIYWSSTSADRAGYAKYIDFYSGNPGTRNKISGKGIARCVRNK is encoded by the coding sequence ATGATACGCTCAATAATAATATCTTTTTTAATACTTTTTTCGTTAACTGGCTGTGGTGAAGGTGATGGTTCAGGCACTGTTACAGGTCAGTTTATTGATGCTCCAGTTCAAGGTTTGAGTTATACATGTTCATCTGGAGCAACAGGTGAAACAAACTCTAATGGTGAATATACATGTATCATTGGAGATAGTGTAACTTTTTTTATTGGTTCAGTTGAAATCGGTACATCATCTGCACAAACAACAGCGATTACACCTTATACTTTATTTCCTAGTGATAATGTTGCTGCAATTAATCTTGCAAGACTTCTTCAGTCTGTAGATACAGGTAGTGTAGCAGGTAGTATAGTGATAGATACTGCTTTAGAAGCAAATATTCCTGTAGATACAGATTTTTCACATGTTGATTTTAGCACAACAATACAAGATGCCCTTAGCATTGTTTTAGTTAGTGAAACTGAGGCAAGAACTGCAATGAATGAAGCTATTATCATAGCTGGCGGAATTGTACCAGCGGATGTTGATAGTAATGCAACGCAAATAGTAGAAGAGGAAACTTCATTATTTACTTTTGATGAAATTCAAGCCTTTGTTACTGCTGGTATATCTACAGTAGGTCAAGTGATTGCAGATGAGTATTACAAATATGCATGGCATATTGAAGATAAAAATAACGATTTTACTACTTCAAATGGTATAGATAGCAGTGCTTCTGCAAATATTAAATCTGCTTGGGAAATCACAAGAGGTCAAGGTGTTTTAGTTGCAGTGATTGATGATAGTTTTAACGCAACACATGAAGATCTAAAAGACAATATAGTAGCTACTTATAACGCAAAGACAGGCTCAAGTATAGTTTTTGACAGTACATTAACTTCTGCTCATGGAACAGCAGTTTCTGGGATTGTAGGTGCATCTGCAAACGACAAAGGTGTTGTCGGTGTTGCACCTGACGCAAAACTTCTTCTTATATCGATAGGCGAAGGTGAAAATAATAGTGATTTAACCCTTATAGATGCTTTTGAATATGCTAGAACACATGGCGCACATGTAGTTAGTTGTAGTTGGGGTACAGAGAGTGTTTCTGAATCTGTAAGTGCGAAGATAAAAGAGCTTTATGATGATGGCATAACTGTTGTATTTGCTTCTGGTAACTCAGGTAAAGATTTGGATACTCAAGGGATTAGTGATGAGTCTGAACTTCCATGGGTTATAGGTGTTGGTGCAAGTAGTGAAACAAACAATAAAACTCAAAACTCTAACTATGGAAAAAGCATAGATATCTTGGCTCCTTCTGGAGATAATGTAGGTATCGTAACAACAGATGAGATGGGATATACTGGTAGAAATGGTAGTGATTTAGGGATAGTTAACAAAAATTATACATTTTTAAAAGGAACATCTGCATCTGCACCAATTGTATCAGGTGTTGTAGCATTACTACTTAGTGAACAACCAGATCTGAGCCCTGCTCAAATTAGATATATACTTATAAACAGTGCCGATAAAATCGGTGGTGTTGCTTACAATGAAAATGGATGGAACAGTCAATACGCTTATGGTAAAATAAATGCATATAATGCGCTTCAAAATATAGATAGTGTACCTACTGCGGCAGAAATTGTAGTGGAAGATGCTGAAGTTACAAATGCTGACCCTGATAGAGTATCTGTTGATGTTGAGTATAGAAAAACACTTAGTGTTTCAAATACATATCCAGCAGATGGAAATATAGACATAAGTGTTGATGTGCAGCTAACTATTAGAATTCAATCAGGTGAGTCTATAAATCAAAATTCTATGTCAAGTGTTACTCTATCACCTGCAGGTGGACGAACACTTAGTTGTACTTCATCAGGAAGGGATGGTACTTGTATACCATCATCTCCACTAGATGCAGGTACAGATTATACAGTAAATTGGACAGGTATGAATAATGGAGGTGGGGATAGTATTGCATCAAGATCAGTTACATTTACAACTGCCGCCCCTTCTGATACAACTCCTCCAAACTTAACTTCTGTGTCTATTTCCTCAAACAATGGTGCAGATTCTACAAAAGCAATTCCAGGTGATAATGTAATTGTTACCTTTACAGCGAACGAACCTTTAAATGTTACTTCAACAACAGCGACTATAGCTGGACAAAGTGCAGCAATTATTAATACAGCTGGTACTACATATACAGCAACATACACTATGACTTCAGGCCAAACTGAAGGTGCAATAGCTTTTTCTATTACAGCGTTTGATGTAGCATTAAACGATGCAACTCCAGTGAGCACAATAACTACTGGAACTTCTGTAACATTTGATAAAACAGCTCCTACTATAAGTACTAGCTCGCCTCTTCATAACGCAACATCGGTAGCCGTTAGTGTAAGTCCAAATGTAACATTCTCAGAAACAATGGACAGTTCAACTTTAACCAATAATATTACACTTAGTTCAGTTGGTGGAACAGTGTGGAGTGATCCTGAAGATGGAGTGGTAACACTTTTAAAAACTTATGCTGCATATAACCCAGCAAGTCCTACCTCTGTTGCTGTAAATGATGTAAATGATGGTTTTAGCAATAGAGCACCTGATGTTTTTTGGGCAATTGATGCAACTTTTCCAGCTTCTCCTTTAGGAGCACTAATGGAACACGGTGGAACAGGTTCTGGTTCATTTATCGGTTTTAGTGGAGGAAATTTTATAGCTAGAGCTGGTACGGGTGCAACAGCAAATACATTTGCAATAGTTACAGAACCAGCATCTACATTTGCAAATAAAAGTGGTACAGTATTTGTGGCTTTTAGTACTTCTACAGATACTGCAACAGTCTGGTTCCAAGAAAATAGTACAGGTGAGGCTGTTCTAATAGGATCTAATACTTCAGGTGGGGATTGGACTACATGGTCAGGTACAAATGATGGATATATTGGGAACGATAATGGTAGTTTAGCTGGTAGTTATCCAGATGTTGTTCCATATAATGGAGGGATATCCGCTGCAAGACTATATAATAACTATGACAATTCAAAAGCAACAAATCAGTCATTAAATACAAGTACTGGAGGAGGTTCTGCAGTATCAGGTACAGTTACCGACAACGGAACCACAGCTACATTTAACCCAACTGCAGATTTAGATCCTGAAACAAGTTATGACTTAGTTGTATCTACATCGGTAACAGATACATTAGGAAATGCTATGGCATCTGAGCAGACTATTAGTTTTACAACTGCTTCAGCAGATGCAGAAGCACCAACAGTAAGTAGTAACTCACCTGCTGATTCAGCAGCAGATATTTCTATTGGTTCAAATGTAACAGTAACATTTAATGAAGCAATGGACTCAGCTACCCTTAATGGTACAAATATAACTATAAGTCCTGCAGCCGCAGGAGCTTTTAGTGATAATGGCACAACAGTTACTTTTAACCCTACATCCAACTTAGTTACAAACACTACATATACTGTTACAGTAGGTACTGGTGTAACTGATGTAGCAGGAAATAACTTGGCATCTAATCATGTGTTTTCTTTTACTACAGAAGCACCTGATATAACAAAACCAACAGTAAGCTCAAAAACACCATCAAATGGAAGTTCAGGTGTAGCAATAGGCTCTAATATTACAGTTACTTTTAGTGAACCTATGAATTCATCAACGCTAAATACATCAAATGTTACTGTAAGTGGTGGTGTTACAGGAACTGTAACTGACAATGGCACAACATTGACTTTCAACCCAAGTTCAAACTTGGCTTATAGTACATCTTATACAGTTACAGTAAGCACAGGAGTACAAGATGTATCAGGTAATGCATTGAACTCAAATCATGTATTTAGTTTTACAACCGAAGATGCAGAGACAGTACCTCCTACTATAAGTTCTATATCTCCAAGTGACACAGCCATAGATGTTTCTCTTAATGCCAATGTCGTAGTGACATTTAGTGAGGATATGGCAGCAGGTACAATAAATACATCAAATATTGTCGTAAAAGATTCAGCAAATGCTGTTGTCTCTGGTACAGTTTCACTAAGTGGAAATGTTGCAACATTTTCACCAGATTCTACTTATGAAATAGCTGAAACTTATTCTGTTACAGTGTCAACTGCTGTAACAGATTTAGTAGGAAACAACTTAGGCTCTCAATCAGTTACAACATTTACAACTGCTTTAGCAACATGTGCACAAACTAATCCACTAACAATCTGTTATACAGTGCCAGAAGCAGGTGGAATAGGTATACTTGAAGATACATCAGTAGCAATTAGATTTAGTGAAGTTATGTCAGGTGGTATGAATGTTTCAGGTATTATTTTAAAAAATTCTTCAAATATTAGCGTTGTAGGAAGTGTGTCCTATGATGGTTTTACAGCTACTTTTGAGCCAGATAGCGACTTGGATGCTGGTGAAACATATACATTGGTGGTAGATGGTGCTGTTTCTGGTGCTGTAAATGGAGCTAAGGGATCAGATTACAGTATGAGTTTTACAACTATAGCAGATGCAAGCGCTGATACTTTTAGAGATGATGCAAAGAAAGTAGTTGTATTAACTGAAAAAGGACAAATATGGCAAGACGATGCAGAGGTCCTTACAACAAGAACATGGAGTGCCGCAAAAACTTATTGTGAAGATAGCACTCTTGGAGGATATGATGATTGGTATCTTCCAGATGTAAATGAGTTGAAAAAACTAGCTGATGATATAAGTGAAAATATAGGTGTATTTAATAATACAGTTAGTGGATATTTTTGGAGTTCTGAGACATATGATGGTAATTCAAACAGAGCATTGGACGTTAGATTTAACAATGGTGCAGTTAATCATTATGGAAAAGGGAATAGTGATTATGTAAGATGTGTTAGAAGTACGGGAGGAAGTGAAGCTGGTGTTGATCAATCAGAAGCAGTAGGAACTATTACAATGAATTCAGATTCTCTAATGTGGCAAGATGATGGTAATAGTGCAACAGTAGGTTGGCAAACTGCTGTTGATTATTGTGCCGCTAAAAGTTTAGCTACATATACAGATTGGAGACTTCCAACTATTGGTGAATTATCGAGTATAGTCGATACAAGTGTAGGGGTTGAAGGAACAACTGCTTTTATTGACCCTATATTTCAGACGGTAGAGATGAATATTTATTGGAGTAGTACATCTGCTGATCGAGCAGGTTATGCAAAATATATTGATTTTTATTCTGGAAATCCAGGTACAAGAAATAAAATATCTGGGAAAGGCATCGCTAGATGTGTTAGAAATAAGTAA